Part of the Geodermatophilus obscurus DSM 43160 genome is shown below.
GGCCGGCCTGTCCCCGGCCGCGGCCCTGACCGCAGCGACCAGTGCTCCGGCCACCGCACTCGGCCTCCCCGACCGAGGAGCGCTCACCCCGGGGATGCGCGCCGACCTCGTGCTCGTCCACGGCGACCCCGAGCTCGACATCACCCGGACCCGGGACGTCGCGCAGGTCTGGCGCGCGGGCCACCGAGCGACCTGAGCGCCGGCCGCCCTCGCCGCCACGTCCGGGGCGGCGTCCGCCCGGCTGTCCCCGTGCCAGGGTGGCGCCATGACCGTGGAACGGACGGTCCGGCTGCAGTTCGAGGAGTCGGCGCGGACGGCCGGGACCCACAGCAACCTCTCGGCCGTCCGCAGCGACGGCGCCGTCCTCTGGGTCGCCGGCGACGAGACCGCGACGATCGAGCGGCTGGTCGCCGACGCCCCGGACGAGCCGCACCGCTACGCGCAGCAGACCGGTTTCCGCCTCGCCGACCTCGTGGAGCTGCCGGCCACCGATGACGACGAGGACGAGGCCGACATCGAAGGCCTGGCCCGGCACGGCCGCTTCCTGTGGGCGGTCGGGTCGCACAGCCTGCGCCGCAAGCAGATCAAGGCCCGGCACAGCGGCGCCGAGGCCCTGCGCCGGCTGGCCGCGGTCACCGGCCAGCCCAACCCCCAGCTCCTCGTCCGCTTGCCGGTCGGCGTGGTGGACGGCCTGCCGACCGTCGTGCGCGAGCTGGAGGAGGACGGGGTGCGGCACCGCGCCGCATCGTTCGGCCTGCACGGCCCCGACCTGCGGGAGGTCCTGGCCGACGACGAGCACCTGGGCCCGTTCCTGCCGCTGCCGGGCAAGGACAACGGACTGGACGTCGAGGGCATCGCCGTCGCCGGGCCGCGGGTGTACCTGGGCCTGCGCGGGCCGGTGCTGCGCGGCTGGGCCGTGGTGCTGGAGCTGCGCCCCGAGGTCGACCCCGACACCCCCGAGCGGCTGCGCCTGACCGCGTTCGACGACGGCCGCCCGTACCGCAAGCACGTCCTGCGGCTGCGCGGCCTCGGGATCCGAGACCTCTGCCCGCACGGCGACGACCTGCTCGTGCTGGCCGGGCCGACGATGGACCTCGACGGGCCGGTGCACGTCTTCCGCTGGCACGGGACACTGCAGGCGGACACACCGCAGGTGGTCCGCGGCGACCTGCTCACGCGAGAGCTCGACCTGCCCTACGGTGAGGGACACGACCACGCCGAGGGCATCGGAGTGCTCGGTCCGGCCGACAGCCCGCGCCTGCTGGTCGTCTACGACAGCCCGTCCCCGGCGCGGCTGACCGACGACGGGAGCGTCCTCGCCGACGTGGTCCGGCTGCCGGGTGCGCCGGGCGGGTCCGCACCCGACACGGCGTCGCCGGACGTGCACCTGCGGGAGATCACCGACGACAACCGCGAGGCGGTCCGCGCGCTGCGCGTCCGAGGTCGCCAGAAGCGGTTCGTCGCCTCGGTGTCCTGCTCGCTGCGGGACGCCGCCGAGACGCCGAAGGCGAGACCGTGGTACCGGGCGGTGTACCGCGGCGACGAGCCGGTCGGCTTCGTGATGCTCTCCTGGAAGCCGCGGAGCGGCCAATACCGGGGGCGCCACTTCCTGTGGCGGCTGTTGATCGACAAGCGCCACCAAGGACGCGGGATCGGCCGAGCGGTGCTGACGCAGATCGTCGACCTGGTGCGAGCCGACGGCGGTACCGAGCTGGTGACCAGCTACGAGCCCGGCGAGGGCGGACCGTGGCCCTTCTACGAGCGGTTCGGCTTCCGGCCGACCGGTGACGAGGACGACGGCGAGATCGTCCTGCGGCTCCCACTGTCCGCACCCTGATCTCATCCGGGCCCTCCCCGTCCCCGGGCTGACGGTCCAGCAGTCGACGTGCCACCCCGGTGTCACGAGAGCCTGGTGCGCCTCTCCACGGCAACGCCCCGGGTCCCCGACCGGCAGGGTCCCGGGCGATGCGGTGTCGGCGGCAGACCGGGCATCGAGATCCTCGGCGAGCCCCTGCTGCACACCGCTGGAGGGTCGTCGACGCCTAGTTCATCCGGTCGGGGGAGTGCGCTCGCGCCCTGTCACGCACGACCATGAACTCCGCGATGGACCGGCGTACAGAGCCCATCCACCACGAGCGGTGCCTGCGTTGGGTGACCGACGGGATCGAAGGGTGGCCGTGAGTGACTACCGATGTGCGGCCCTCCTGGCAGCCGTGCCACACCCGCCGCCGTGACGGCGGAGCACCGCCGTCCGGCCGTCACGGCCTCCCGTCCTCCCGGTCGACGACGACGCCCACAGGGCGGAGGCGCGCCGCGTTCCGCCCGGAGGTGCCTCCATGGGGACAAGGGCGTCCCCCGACACCGACGTTGCCGCCACCGGCCGGGGACCCGACCGCTCCCGCGTGACCGTGCAGTCCTCCACGGACCCGGACGCCGTACGGGACCGGGTGTCCGTCCGCGCGACACGTCGCCCGTCATCGGCACCACGATCACCAGCTCCCAGTCGTGGGTGCTGGCCCATGCCTCCGCAGGCGAGTGAGTCCTGCGAGACCGAGAGGAGACGTCATTGATGCACGCGCCAGAGGAAGGGCACCACCGTCCGCGGTCGACGCGTCGCCGACTCGCCGGGATGACGCTCGGTTGCGTCGCGACCCTCGTGCTCGCCGCCTGCGGCTCGTCTGAGGCCGCTGGCGGCACCGCCGGGGAGAGCGGAGGCCCGACCCAGCTCACCGTCGGCTACTTCCCGCTCGTACACACCGCCACGGCCGTGCACGCGCAGGACGCGGGCCTGTTCGAGGAGCGGGGCCTGCAGGTGGAGCTCGAGCAGACGGCGGGCGGAGCTCAGGCGATCCCCTCCCTGATGGCCGGCGAGAACGACATCATCTTCAGCAACTACACCTCCGCGGTGCTGGCGGCTCAGCAGGGCCTGCCCATCCGGATCATCGCCGGCAACGACGTGGGCGCCGACGACCACGCGATCATGGTCAACGAGGACTCGTCGTTCCAGGAGCCTGCGAACCTGGCGGGTGCCCGCATCGCGGTCAACAACCTGAAGAACATCGGCACCGTCGCGGTCAACGCGGTGCTCGAGGACGCCGGCGTGGACATCTCGACGATCGAGTTCGTCGAGCTGCCGCTCCCGGACATGCAGGGCGCCCTCGATGCCGGCAACGTGGACGCCATCTGGCAGGTCGAGCCGTTCCAGGCCTCCGCCCTGGCCAACGGCGACCGGGTGCTGTTCAAGCTCTTCAGCGGCCCGGTGGACGACATGCCGGTGGGCGGGTGGATCACCACCGAGCAGTTCGTGCAGGAGCAGCCGGAGGCTGTCGAGGCATTCCGGCAGGCGCTCGCTGCATCGGTCGAAGAACTCCAGGGCAACCGGGAGCGGCTCGTGGAGCTGGTGCCCACGTACAGCCAGGTGCCCGCTGAGGTGGTGCAGCAGGTGGCGCTGCCCGAGTGGGACGCCGAGCCGAACCCGGAGCAGCTGCGCAAGATGTCCGACCTCATGCTGGAGTACGAGATCATCAGCGAGGAGTTCGACGTCTCAAAGATCATCGTCGAGTAGCGGACGGCCGCCCGTCCCGAGGGACGACCCCGTGGCCGATCACGGAGCCGTCCCCCGGGACAGGGACCCCGCCGTCTGCACGACGGCACCGCAGCGTCATCGGTCGACGACTCGCACGGAGGGCAGCAGGGCGCCCCGTTCCGGCGCGGTGCCCGGTACCGGATCACCGGGGTCGGACGACCGATCGCGGAGCCTCGACCCGAGCACCCATCTCCCACCCTGGAGTCCTCATGCGCCGTACTCCCCCCACCGCCCTCGTGGCACCCGTGCCGCTGGCCAGCGGTCCCGGCCGTCGGCTGGGCGAGGTGCCCGCGCCGGGCGGGCCCGGCTCATGACCGCGTCGGACACGCGTGCGGCCGAGCTGCTGGAGCCGGCCCGTCCGGGCGCCGTGGACCCCACGGCGCCGGGTGGGTCCAGGGGCACCAGCCCGTTGGCTCTGGGCGCACTCGGTCTGCTGGCGCTGCTCGTCCTCGGCGAGGTGCTGCCGCGGATGGGCCTGGTGCCTCGGCGGTTCTTCCCGACCTCCTCCGAGATCGCCTCGGCCCTCGCGGGGGAGTTGGCCGAGGTCGCCTTCTGGACGGCGCTGCTCGACACCCTCCAGGGGTGGGCGCTCGGCCTGGCCATCGCCTCGGTCGCCGGCATCGTGTCGGGCATCGTCATCGGGAGCTCACACCTGCTCCGCCAGCTGACCGCATCGACCATCGAGTTCCTCCGGCCGATCCCCTCGGTCGCCCTCATCCCCCTGGCCGCGCTGCTCTTCGGCACGGCCATCGAGAGCAAGCTGATGCTGGTGGTGTACGCCGCCTTCTGGCAGGTGCTGATCCAGGTCCTCTACGGGGTGCAGGACGTGGACCCGGTCGCGCAGGACACGGCGCGGGCCTACCGGTTCAGCGCATGGGCGCGCATCCGGTACGTCACCTGGCCCACGGCGCTACCGTACGTGATAACCGGCCTGCGGCTGGCCGCGGCCGTGGCTCTCATCCTGGCCGTCACCGCCGAGCTCGTCATCGGCAACCCGGGCCTCGGTTCGCGGCTGGCGGTCGCGCAGAGCAGCGGGGCGGTCGCGACGTCGTACGCCCTGGTGGTGGTCACGGGACTGCTCGGTGTGGTCGTCAACCTCGGCGCCCGGTTCGCCGAGCGCCGGGCGCTGGCCTGGCATCCGTCTCAGCGGGGAGGGGTGGCGGCGTGACACCCGTCCTGCGACGCGTAGGCTTCGCCCTGGGCCTGCCCGCCGTGCTCCTGACGCTGTGGTGGGTGCTCAGCGCCGACAGCACCGACTTCTACTTCCCGCCGCTCCCGCGCATCCTCGAGACACTCGTCCGCGAGTGGCTCGGCCCCCGGCTGACCGACGACGTCCTGCCCAGCCTCCTCCGGCTGGCAGCCGGCTTCTCCGTCGCGGCGGTGTCCGCGGTGACGCTCGGGATCCTCATCGGCACCTACCGGGGGCTGCGCGACTTCCTCGAGCCGGTGCTGGAGCTCACCCGCGCGATCCCGCCACCGGTGCTGGTGCCGATCTTCATCCTCGTGTTCGGCATCGACGACACCATGAAGGTGATCGTGATCGCGTTCGGGTGCGTGTGGCCGATCCTGCTCAACACCGCCGAGGGGGTCCGTGCCCTCGACGGTGTCCTCGATGACACGGCGCGGACGTACGGCATCACCGGGGCTGCTCGGCTACGGCACCTGGTCCTGCCCGGGGCCGCCCCGCAGATCTTCGCCGGCCTCCGGCAGGCGCTGTCGCTGGCCATCATCCTGATGGTGATCAGCGAGCTCTTCGCGGCGACCAACGGCCTGGGGTTCGCGATCGTGCAGGCGCAGCGCAGCTTCGCCATCCCCGAGATGTGGGCCGGCATGTTGGTGCTGGGCCTGATCGGCTTCCTCCTCTCCCTCGTCTTCCGCGCGATCGAGAACCGGTGTCTGGCCTGGTACCACGGCCTCCGCCGCGCGCAACGACAGTCCTGACAGGCCCCGGCAGCCGTCGCCACCGTCTCCACAGGAAGGGTCCACCCCATGCTCGAGGTCACCGGCCTCAAGAAGGTGTACGAGGGCAAGCAGCGCACGGTGGAAGCCGTCCGCGACCTCACCTTCACGCTCGACAAGGGCGAACTCGCCTGCCTCGTCGGCCCGTCGGGCTGCGGGAAGACGACGCTGCTCAAGATCGTCTCGGGGCTGCTCGAGCCCACCTCCGGTCAGGTCCTGCTGCAGGGGAAGCGCGTGCAGGGTCCGCCGCCGGGGATGTCGGTGGTCTTCCAGGAGTACGGCCGGAGCCTGTTCCCCTGGATGAGCGTGCGGGACAACGTCGAACTGCCCCTCAAGCAGAAGAAGGTCCCAGCGGCCCGCCGGCGGCAACTGGTCGACGACTCACTCTCCGCGGTGGGGCTCGGCGACGCATCCGCGGCGTATCCCTGGCAACTCTCCGGCGGGATGCAGCAGCGGGTGGCGATCGCACGGGCTGTCGCCTACGAGCCCCAGGTCCTCCTCATGGACGAGCCCTTCGCCGCAGTCGACGCTCAGACGCGGGCTGACCTCGAGGACCTCATCCGCGACCTGTGGCACCAGCTCCACGTGACCACGCTGTTCGTCACCCACGACATCGACGAGGCGGTCTACCTCGGACAGCGGGTCCTGATCCTGTCCGAGTCGCCCACGGTGATCCGCCGGGACATCCTCATCGACCTCCCGGATCGGCGCGATCAGCTGCACACCCGCTCCTCCCCGCGGTTCGCCGAACTGCGGGCACAGGTGTACGCCGAGATCCACCGCCCGAGGGAGGAACACCTGGCGGGACGACCGACGCCTTGAGCAAGGGCGGCACGGCGGCGCACTCGCCTACCGCTGCCTGAGGGGGTGCAGGTCCAGGCCCGACAGGGTCCCCGGGGCGGCGAGCAGGTCGATGGCAGTCACGACGCCGTCCTCGACGGTGAAGGCGAAGACCACCTGCGGCGTCCCCCTCAGCGACCACACCGCGCCCGGTACGCCGTCGA
Proteins encoded:
- a CDS encoding GNAT family N-acetyltransferase, with protein sequence MTVERTVRLQFEESARTAGTHSNLSAVRSDGAVLWVAGDETATIERLVADAPDEPHRYAQQTGFRLADLVELPATDDDEDEADIEGLARHGRFLWAVGSHSLRRKQIKARHSGAEALRRLAAVTGQPNPQLLVRLPVGVVDGLPTVVRELEEDGVRHRAASFGLHGPDLREVLADDEHLGPFLPLPGKDNGLDVEGIAVAGPRVYLGLRGPVLRGWAVVLELRPEVDPDTPERLRLTAFDDGRPYRKHVLRLRGLGIRDLCPHGDDLLVLAGPTMDLDGPVHVFRWHGTLQADTPQVVRGDLLTRELDLPYGEGHDHAEGIGVLGPADSPRLLVVYDSPSPARLTDDGSVLADVVRLPGAPGGSAPDTASPDVHLREITDDNREAVRALRVRGRQKRFVASVSCSLRDAAETPKARPWYRAVYRGDEPVGFVMLSWKPRSGQYRGRHFLWRLLIDKRHQGRGIGRAVLTQIVDLVRADGGTELVTSYEPGEGGPWPFYERFGFRPTGDEDDGEIVLRLPLSAP
- a CDS encoding ABC transporter substrate-binding protein — protein: MTLGCVATLVLAACGSSEAAGGTAGESGGPTQLTVGYFPLVHTATAVHAQDAGLFEERGLQVELEQTAGGAQAIPSLMAGENDIIFSNYTSAVLAAQQGLPIRIIAGNDVGADDHAIMVNEDSSFQEPANLAGARIAVNNLKNIGTVAVNAVLEDAGVDISTIEFVELPLPDMQGALDAGNVDAIWQVEPFQASALANGDRVLFKLFSGPVDDMPVGGWITTEQFVQEQPEAVEAFRQALAASVEELQGNRERLVELVPTYSQVPAEVVQQVALPEWDAEPNPEQLRKMSDLMLEYEIISEEFDVSKIIVE
- a CDS encoding ABC transporter permease translates to MTASDTRAAELLEPARPGAVDPTAPGGSRGTSPLALGALGLLALLVLGEVLPRMGLVPRRFFPTSSEIASALAGELAEVAFWTALLDTLQGWALGLAIASVAGIVSGIVIGSSHLLRQLTASTIEFLRPIPSVALIPLAALLFGTAIESKLMLVVYAAFWQVLIQVLYGVQDVDPVAQDTARAYRFSAWARIRYVTWPTALPYVITGLRLAAAVALILAVTAELVIGNPGLGSRLAVAQSSGAVATSYALVVVTGLLGVVVNLGARFAERRALAWHPSQRGGVAA
- a CDS encoding ABC transporter permease; amino-acid sequence: MTPVLRRVGFALGLPAVLLTLWWVLSADSTDFYFPPLPRILETLVREWLGPRLTDDVLPSLLRLAAGFSVAAVSAVTLGILIGTYRGLRDFLEPVLELTRAIPPPVLVPIFILVFGIDDTMKVIVIAFGCVWPILLNTAEGVRALDGVLDDTARTYGITGAARLRHLVLPGAAPQIFAGLRQALSLAIILMVISELFAATNGLGFAIVQAQRSFAIPEMWAGMLVLGLIGFLLSLVFRAIENRCLAWYHGLRRAQRQS
- a CDS encoding ABC transporter ATP-binding protein, which gives rise to MLEVTGLKKVYEGKQRTVEAVRDLTFTLDKGELACLVGPSGCGKTTLLKIVSGLLEPTSGQVLLQGKRVQGPPPGMSVVFQEYGRSLFPWMSVRDNVELPLKQKKVPAARRRQLVDDSLSAVGLGDASAAYPWQLSGGMQQRVAIARAVAYEPQVLLMDEPFAAVDAQTRADLEDLIRDLWHQLHVTTLFVTHDIDEAVYLGQRVLILSESPTVIRRDILIDLPDRRDQLHTRSSPRFAELRAQVYAEIHRPREEHLAGRPTP